The Erwinia billingiae Eb661 nucleotide sequence GCGAGTTGTGGTCAAGAATTGTATTCAACATTCTGGTGTCCAATACGGACGATCACTTGCGTAATCATGGTTTTATTTTGGTTCCCGGTGCCGGGTGGCGGCTTTCAGAAGCCTATGACATGAATCCTGTCCCCTTCGCGGATGGTCTCAAATTGAATATCACTGAGGCTGATAATGCGCTTGATCTTGAACTGGCACGGGAAGTTGCAGGCTACTTTCGTGTTCGCTCGGATGATGCCAACGAAATCATCGAAAATTTCAGTGATGTTGTGGCTCAATGGCGAGTGATCGCGAATGGATTGGGGCTGCCAAACCGCGAGCAGGATCGCATGGCCCCAGCGTTCCGAAGTTAACCTTTCCCGGCAAATATCCCAATGCTGATCGCCCGCCTTCATCATCATTCCCTCTCCGCGCTTGTCCTACGGAGAGGGACGGATCGACTATTCAGCGTGTTCCTTTACCCATCGCACGATATCGGCATGGGTGGCAAACCAGGCACCATGCGAGCGACCGAGCTTGATGATCTCTTCCAGGATCCACACCCGCGAACGGGCAGAAATAATATGCGGATGCATGGTGAGCTGGAACAAGCCGCCATCCTGATGGGCATATTCCAGCTCGCGGCGGAAAATATCGTACACCGCTTCCGGTGGCGTATAAGGGCGTAAGGCCTGAAAACGGTTCATCATAAAATAGACCGCATCATCGCGGATCCACTCCACGGGAAGCTCGACCACGCCGGTCTGTTCACCGTCCAGCAGCAGCTCGTAGCAGTTCTCGTCCGCCATTAATGAAGAGTCGTACAGCAACCCCATCTCTTTGGCGATCCGCAGCGTGTGCGGGCTGAAATCCCACGAGGGCGTGCGCATCCCCACAGGCCGGTTGCCGGTTACCTTTTCCAGCGTCTCGGACGCTTTCAGCATCAGGCTGCGTTCATCCTCATACGACAGCACCGAGTTCAGCTCATGGATCCAGCCATGCAGCGCGATTTCGTGTCCTTGTGCGGTCAGTCTGATTTGCTCTTCAGGGTAAAGCAGGGCGCACACCGCCGGGACGTAAAAACTGGCCGGCACATCCGCCTTGCTCAGCAGCGCTTCGATACGGGGAATGCCCACGCGGGTACCAAACTGGCCCCAGCTCATGCGGCCAAAGGATTTTCCGCCTTCCCGCAGCTCATTGGTTTCATGGTCGCTGTCAAAAGAGAGCGCGATAGCGAAGGGCGCGTTATTCGGCCAGTGCGTAGGCTTCAGGGTTTTCCCCGCTCTGACGTGATTAACCTTCTGCTGCCAGATTTCGTCCGGCCACTGCCAGGGTTCCTGCTGTGATTCTGTCGGGTGCATGGGCTTAACTACCTCCATCAACTGAGATGATTTGTCCGTTAATAAATGAAGACAGATCGGACGCAAGCCACACGGCGGCATTCGAAATATCGCGGGCGGTGCCCAGACGGCGAAGCGCAATACTGTTCAGCAGCTGCTGTTGGCGTTCCTCGCCAAAGTTATCCCACTGTTTTTTCGTGGCTTCATTGGTGAAGACAAAGCCTGGCGCGATGGCGTTAACCCGAATACCAAACGGCCCGAGTTCATGGGCCAGCTGGCGGGTCAGGCCGAGTACCGCGTGTTTGGAGGCGCAATAGGCCTGCACGCCAGTCAGCGAAGCTTTTAACGCCGCACCGGAGCTGATATTGATAATGTTTCCCTGCCCGGCCTGCTTCATTAATGGCGCGGCGGCCCGGCACAGGGCAAAAGTGGCACCCAGATTGATGTCGACCACGCTGTCCCAGTCGGCATCGCTCACCTCTTCAATCGCTTTTCCCTGCTGGCCCGCCACGCCACCGGCATTGTTGACCAGAATATGCACCGGCCGGCTGCCATTCTGGCTCAGCTCCGCAATCCAGCTGGCGGCGGCCTCGCGGTCACACAAATCCACCTGCCAGTTGATAATGCCTTCCTGCTCCAGCCCGGCCAGCGCACGGATATCGCATACGTGCACTTCTGCGCCAAGCGAGGCGAAATGCAGCGCCATCTCGCGGCCGAAACCAATGGCACCGCCACTGATTGCGATGCGTTTACCACTGAATGAAAGGGTCATATAAGCAGCTCATTAAGATTGTTTTCGGCCAGCGGACGTTCGCCGCGTTCGATTTGATGGATCTGGGCGATCAGCGCGTTGAGTGCAGGCGTTGGAATGCCGTGATCGCCGGCGATGCGGACAACGATGCCCAGCTGACCGTCCACTTCCGTCGGGCGCTTGCGGATCGCCAGATCGCGCCATATTCCCGAATGGGTTTTGGTATTAGGCCGGTTAAATTCGACCATGTTATGAAAGGTGCTGTTAATGGCTTCAACGCTGGCACCCGCGCGGAAAGCCTGCGGATCGAAGCCATTAAAGCCCTTCAACGCAATGCCTTCGGCATCAGCAACCTGCACAATCTCCCGCGCCAGCGCCAACAGAACCGGGCGGATATCCTCGCGCGCCAGACAATCGGCAATGCCTTTTGCACCCACTGCCTGCGCAAACAGCAGCGAGGCATAGCCCAGTTTTCCCCATAGCCAGCCCGACAGTGCTTCAGACTGGATAATGCCCGGTTCAAAGTGGCTTAAATCGGTGTGCAGCGTGGCCAGACGCGGTGTCAGCCTGCCATCCAGCTCGCCAATCACCGCAGCACCCCGATTGGAATAGTTGATTTCGCCAGGCGCGGTCCAGTCGGCATAGAAATTAATAAAGGCGCCGACGGTGCGATCTTCACCGACGATCTGGCTGATGGTGCTTTCGCACAGGCCATTTTGCAGTGATAACACATAGCCGTCGGCGTCGAGGAAAGGCGCCAGCTGGCGCGTGGCGTCCGCAGTGTGATGCGCCTTCACCGCCAGAAAAATGCGCTGCCACTTACCGCTCAGTTCCGAAGGGTGAAACGCCTTAGCCTGAACGGTGAAGCTATCGACCTCGCCGGTAATCTTCAATCCGCGGTGCGGATCGCGAATGCACTCCACATGCTGGCTATCGACGTCAACAAAGGTAACGTCATAGCCTGCCCGCAGCAGCCAGGCCCCGACGGTTCCGCCGATCGCGCCTGCACCCCAAATCAAAATATCTTTGCTCATGGTTGTTCTCCGGTTAGCGCAGGGCTTCAGTGGCCGTTTCACGCAGGCGCATAATCACCAGCCCCGATGCCAGGCCTGCCAGCATCAGATAGAAGGTCGGCGATACCGGTGAACCGGTAAATTCGATCAGCCCGGTGGCAATAAACGGCGCAAAGCCGCCAAAAATCGCCGTGGACAAGCTGTAGCCAATCGACAGCAGCATGGTGCGCGAAGCCGTAGGGAAGATTTCGCACAGCGCAGCCGGTGCCGCACCGGAAAAGGCCGCAATAAACAGGTTGAAGACGATCTGCACCGCCAGCACCACGTAGAAGGACTTATACGCCAGCACCAGCGAGAACAACGGGTAGGGAAGGATCACGAAAGCCGCGCAGCACATCAGCAGCAGAGGTTTGCGGCCAATACGGTCGGAAAGGGCACCAAAAAACGGAATGGTCAGCACCATCACCGCCAGCGCAATGGCGTTGGAGGTCAGCGCCTGGGTCTGGGTGAAGCCGACCTGCTTATTCAGGAAGGTGGGCATATAAGAGAGCATCACATAATAGGAAACCGTCCAGATGATGGCGAAACCAAAAGTCTGCGCCATCATGCGTATCGCCGGTCCCATCGGGGTTTTGGTCACCGCTTTCGGCTTGCCCTGGGCTTCAATAAAAGCCGGGGTCTCTTCCAGATTCCGTCGCATATACACCCCGACCGGCAGCAGCAGCACACCCAGCAGGAACGGAATGCGCCAGGCCCAGTCCACCATCTGTTGCTCGCTGAAAATCAGGGTGATCCCCGCCACCACCAGGCTGGTGATCAGCTGCGAAGAAGCGATGGCCGCCTGGCCCAGCGCACCAAAGAAACCACGGCGGTCCGATGGGGCCGATTCGACAACAAAGGCGGTGGCGGTGCCCCATTCCCCGCCGGCAGACAGGCCCTGGATCAGGCGAATGGTGACCAGCAATATGGGTGCGAGCATGCCAATGGTTTCGTAGGTCGGCAGTAAGCCAATGCCGACGGTGCCGAGCGCCATCCCGTAGATGGTGATACGCAGCGCCACGCGGCGGCCATATTTATCGGCAATGCGGCCAATCACGGCACCGCCTAATGGTCTTGCGAGGAAGCCAACGCCAAAGGTGGCAAAGCTGGCCAGCAGACCGGTGGCACCATCGCCCTGATAAAAATTACGGGCGATCAGCGTGGCCATATAGGCGAAGATAATGAAGTCATAGTATTCAAGAACATTGCCGATCATCGCGGCAAACAACTGCCGCCGCTTGTGCCGCGTCAGGCTGTCGGCAGGATAGAGATTCATTTCCTGGGTGAACTGGTCTTGGCTCATAGTCAGGCTCTCAGTCAGAACTGCATGAAAAATGAATGTTCATATATATGAACTTAAATTCTCATATATGAATTCATCCTGACACACAGCTGAAAGCAGATCCAGCCTGCCGGCAACATCGGCACAGGGCAAAAAATCGTCAATTTAGCGCGGCGGTGTGATCGAATTTATGCGGGTTTGTAGTATTAAAGAGTGGTGATGATGAGAAAGGTGAAATTACTCACCTTCCGTTGGTTTATATGCAGCGTTAAACACTGTGGTGAACATCAGCCAGCAGGCCAGATAAAAAAGTGAGAAATAAGAAGTTCGTATCATTCTGCGCATTTTCGCAGAACCCGATCAGCCCTTCTCCGCAGCCTGGAACAGCGCCGTTAAACGCTGTCCCTGTTCCAACACCGTGCGGATAATGGCGGATTTTTTATCGCTAAAGCGGGCCGAAACCGATGAGACGTTCAGCGCAGCAATTGGCTCGCCGTTGCTGTCGCAAATCGCCGTACAGACGCCGGTGCCGCCAACGTCGACCTCATCTGCGGAAATGGCGTAATTTCTCGCACCGGCCTGGTTGATCAACGCTTCCAGTTCAAGCGGATCGGTCACGGTGTATTTTGTCCAGGGTGACAACGGGCTGCGGGCCAGCAACGCCTGGCGTTGCGCCGGGTTTTTGAATGACAAAAACATCCTGCCCATCGCGGTGCAGTGGATTGGCAGCAGCATGGTTGGCGACATCTCATAACGGATAGCCTGTGAGGAGAGAGCCTGATGCACCAGACGGATCTTGCCTTCAGAGGTCATCACGCCGAGGCTGACGGTTTCTTCCAGCTCACTGGCCATCTGCTCCATGATCGGTTTGGCCAGCGACAGCACCTGAGTCAGCTTCGCGCCGCCCCAGCTGAAGCCATGCAGACGAAACATCTCGTTAAGCCGGTAGATGCCGCGATCGTTCTTAACCAGGTAGCCGCGCACGCACAGGGTACGCAGTAACCCCAGGGCACTGCTTTTCGGCAGGCTGAAGGTCTCGGAGATAGCGGCAAGGCTGGCTTCCCTTTCGTCCTCACTGAAATACTCCAGCAAATCCAGAACCCGGGCGGCCGAGCGAACGACATCATTCATAACCATTCCATATGTGTACGGTTGTGCGTATATATGAACACTATACCTTTATCACGCCGGCAATGCATCCGCTGAGCCAATCGCCATCACCAGCGTCGCCTGCTATCCTGCGGGCAGGCAAAAAACAAAGGAAAAACAAGATGGCGGGACTGGTTTTACTGCCGGGCGTAATGTGTGACGCCGGATTATGGCAGGCAATGACCGACGAGCTGGCGGCGTTTGGTCCATTGGTATTTGGCGATCTGTCGCAGGATAGCTCGCTGGAGGCGATGGCGGCGCGGGTACTGCAACAGGCACCCGAACGCTTCACGCTGGTCGGCTTTTCGATGGGCGGATTTGTGGCGCGCGAAATGATCCGTCAGGCGCCAGAAAGGGTGGAAAAATTGATACTGATTGCCACCTCCAGCCAGCAGGACAGTGAACAGGCTCAGGCCTTTAAGGCGGCGACGGCGAAAACGCTGCAGTCTGCACGCGGCGCGTTTCGCGGTCTTGGCCATAAGGCCATTGCGCTGTCGCTCAGTGAAAAGCATGCCGGCGATGAAGGATTACAGCAGCAGGTGCTCGCCATGAGCCAGCGGATGGGAAGGGAAGCGTACTGTCGTCAGCTGCTGATGGCCCGCAACAGCGACACGGCACTTTTACCGCAGATAACCTGCCCAACCCTGGTGATTGCTGCAGCTGAAGACCGGATGCGGACGTTACACGAATCCGAAGTGCTGCGCGATAACATTGCCGGTGCAACGCTTACCGTGATTGAGGATTCCGGCCATATGCTGCCGCTGGAACAGCCGCAAGCGCTGGCCACGGTGATGACGCGCTGGCTGACGGCGCATCCGCTATAAACATTTACCAAAAATAACGCAGATAATCGCTCAAATACTGTCGCGAAAGGGTAAATTAGCGGGGCATTTTGGCATTCCCGGGTAGAGATGGCATTAGATGAAAAGATGGTTACTGGCACCGGTTATCGTGCTGATGGCTTGGCAGGTTGCGGCGGCAGAACACCGCAGCGATCCTGAAGCGGTCAGCCAGAGTTTTTACAGTTGGTATCTGACAGCGTTAAGCAAAGATGAGAGTCCCATCGATGAGCACGATCCGCTGCTCAACACCTATGTGACGCCTGAGCTGCTGAGCAAAATCAATGTGCTGATCAAAAGTCCGGATGGCATGGACGATGATTTCTTCCTGCAGGATCAGGATTACAGCGATTCCTGGGTCGATCATGTCAGCGTCGGGCGCTTTACCCTGAACGGGCTTACCGCCACGGGCGACGTCACTCTGGGTAACGATCCCAACGATCAACAGCTGCTGGTGGTGACACTGCAAAAAAAAGGCGCGATCTGGAAGATCGATGACGTGGAAAAAGAAGAGAATAAGCAGCCCTGACATCTGCACAGGGCTGGACCTTCCTGATATCAGGCGATGACCTGACTGAATTGCTCACGCAGCGTATCCAACAGATCGTACCGTTTACGGTACTCCGAACGCTTTTTACTGGCGATCTCTTCCAGCGGCTTCCTTGGGAAGCTCAGCGGCAACGAGTAGAGCTTGTTGCCTGACGGCTGGGCATTCAGCGTTTCCCAAAACTCGTTATAGCTAGCATGGAACAGGCTGCGTTTCTTCAGACGATAGCGCAGGCTGCGGAAGATGTGGCCCTGATCGCTGACCGCCTCAATTTTCGTCACGCCCGTCTCGGCACAAATAAGCGACAGGGTTTCCATTAACAGCCGTTTTGGAAACAGGCCATAGCACGCCTTGGTCGCTTCGCGGATCAGCTCATGCGGCGTATCGCGATGAGCACCCTGAATACCGCCAATCATCGCCACCTTCTCACCGTCGACCGTTGTCACTGCAAAGGTCAGCATCGCCAGCTGCACGCCATCCCGGCGGAACAGCAGGTTCACTTCACCTTCACGTTCGCACCGGCCGGTACAGGCCAGGGTGACGGTAAAGGTTTCGCCATTTTTACCGGCAAAATTCACCAGCTCCACGCCCTGTTGGGTCAGCATTGCCTGGCGTAAGCGCAGGGAAGACAGCTGCTTCACATACTGGTAATGGCTGATGATGGCGTGGGTGCGCGCGGCCATCGGCATGCCATTATAAAGGTAAGGGCGGTGGATCTTGCTCGGCAGCGTGTGTTGGATCGGCAGAACCTCGCGCATCACCGGCTCTTCGGTGATCGCCGTCAGCATCTTGTGGGTGGCGACAGGCCAGGCCAGCGAGCGGAACAGATACTTGATGCGATACTCCGGGTCATACCACAACTTGCCCGGCTTAACTTTTCCGGAGATCAGTGACAGAAAAAAGGTCAGGCTGTTTTCCTGATGGGGAACGAGTGTGGTATCGGTCATGGTCGGCATTCCAAGGATGAAAATGACAGTCAACCATGATCACGCTCAACGTTTGGTAAACATCCTGGCCGCAAATGGCCCTGTTCGCAGTCGGTTGAAGCGGCGTTTAATTTGCTGACGACTTAAGGCAAATCAAGGTGATAAACGGCCCGCTAATGAGGCTATTGGACTCAAGCCCGGTTCACGGGTGCGCTTGTTCAGGCTGCCTGCGGGCTATAGCCTGCCTGCTTCTTTGCTCACTCTCCCACCAATCCCGCGGGTAAAGCTTCTTTCTCGGCTGGCCGCAAATGCGCGGTTTATTATGTCAAATCTGTGAAGCGCACCGTGTTTTTAGGACAATACCGCAGGCCGAATAGCGGTTACACCGCACGCTTTTACCAGGCACAGTCTCTAATTGTTCCGCTATAAGAATAATCGTTAATGATAATCACCCGCTTTTTGGACAGTGTACGGGCGCTTCTTAATGGTAAAGGCGCGCTTTTTGAGACGGTTTTTATATTCTCAAACCAGCCTTAACTCAAATTTCCAGTTCATCTAAAGGTTAATATCGGCGAAAGGTAAGGGCGAACACATTAGAAAATCCGTGATTATGATTCCTTTGGCGAACGCTTCAGAGGCCTAAAGGGTGTAAATCTTAAGTGTTACTTTATGGTTTCTTACAGTATGACTGGCTCTGATCGTGACGGATGCACCATCAGGCGGGGTTTTAAGCCAAATTGGTGAGTAGCATATGAAATGCACTTTTGCCCAAAAGATGAAAACCATGAACCATTGATTAAAAGAGAATGTTAACGGAATTTGAAGGTGGGCGGGTGTTTTTTGACCTTCCGGTTAGCGAGGTTAATGTCAGGAAAGGCGCATTTATCTTTGGGTTCAAAGATAAATGCGCTCAGAAGGGATTGAAACAGATGGGTTTTTAGCTGGTGGTTAGTAAATATACAGCCTAACAGGGGACAATCCAGACAATTAACTCATCAAGAAAAAGCGTCTCCAGAAAATCGAACCGTACTTTTCAATTAGCATTGGGAATATTTTATTTTGGTCCTGCGTCTAATATAGAAACGTGCTGTGGATCTCAATTAATGGTTTTCAATGTTGTACGGGTAATGATACACGCTACGGCTAATATCCAGCAGGCGGCAACTGCGGCGAGTCCCGATATCAAAGGTATCCTGAAGGTAATTAACGGCCTGGCGCTTGTCATTGGTAGTAAAGAAGTTTTTAAGCACGCTTTGCAGCATCTCTTTGTCGGAGTTAAGGGTCTGCAGCTCGCGCTCCATGTTATGCACTTTCTCCTCCAGGTCTTTGATTTTACGGCCTTCTTCAGAAGATAAACCGGCAAATTTCTTCTTCCAGCTATAGAAGGTCGCTTCAGAGATACCCAGTTCGTCGCAGATCTCTTTCACCTTTACACCGCATTCTGATGCTTTAATGGCACTGGTGATTTGCTCTTCTGTATATCGTGACTTTCTCATAAATGCTCTTCCCTTTCTTAACAATAATGTGATGAGAACGACTGCAATAATTAGTGGATCTGATTATTCCAAAAATCACAGCAGTGTCGTTAAGTGCGCGATTTGAATGGCAGGGATTAAGTTAAGTGATTATGAAGAAATATCATCATGGGATTTCTCCTATTTTATTTCCAAACCCCTTAGTTAGCTTTCGATATGCAGGTTTTTGATATAAATTCGTCTCATGAAATCTTCAATGCCAACATGTGATTCAGAATACTCCCGCATGTGCAGCCTGAAATTTGTGCCATGATAATTAGCGCCAAAAAGTGACTTGTGAAAAGGTTTACATGAATTTAAGCGCGTAATTACCCTGGCTATTTTTCAGCGGTGAAGCGCTCAGACAAAAAAACGCATTTGATTGCGAGCGGATTAGGAATTGTCCGTATTATAAATTTTAGGTCCATTTTTATCGCCAGGTATATTGAGCGTTAATCTTTTCCGTTTTCGACATGGACGTGCCGAGTTATTGCAATAAGTGATTAGTTTTACAAAGGATGCTTCGATGAAACACAGCGCAATGTCAAACGCCATCTGGATGATGTCGGAAAAGGTCGTTTCCGTATTTGGAGTGATATTTGTCACATCCTATGTCGCAAAATCCTTTGGCCCCTCAATATTCGGGCAAATAGCATTTTCTGCATCACTTTTTTCAATTGTTCAGACTATCGCTATTTTCGGTACTGAAACCATTCTGTTTAAAAGTATCAGCAAAAGTGCGCCAAAAGGAATACGGCTGATGGCGGTGGCCAAACAGCTGAGAATGGTTTTGTTGTTAGTCTTATCTTTGCCGGTATTAATTTACGTCTGGCTGGAGATGCGGGAAAACTTTTTGGTTTTTGCGGTCGCGTCATTCTTGTCGGCAATGTTTGTTACGCAGGATATCTTCAGCGTTTACAACAATGCCCGGTTAGAGTCCCGGATGAACACGGTGGCGAATGCCACGGGAATGATCATCAGTTTTGGCATCAGCTTTCTGGTGGCCTGGTTCAAACTGAGTCCTTTGCTGCTGTCGTTTTCAATCGTGGCGGTCACGCTGGTGCCGTACATGATCAAGCGCAGCCGGTTCCTTCAGGCGAACACCATCAGCTCGCCGCCTAAGCGCAAGCACAGAAGCTATTTGCGCTACCTGTTACATGCGGGACTCCCGCTGGCCATCTCCAGCGTGTTCATCTCAATACAGGTTAAGCTGGCACAATTTTTCCTGGTAGGCGTGGGCTCAGCGCATGAGCTGGGGCTGTTTACCGCCGCCAACACTATCTCTGCTTCGTGGATTTTTATCCCGGTAGCGATCATTACATCCTGCTTTTCTGAGATCTTCAGGGAGCGTGCGGATGTGGCAGTAAAACTGGCCGCAAGGCTGAATGGCTATGTAATGGCAGTTTCCTTTTTGATGCTTCTTGTCGTCGCGCTGTTTGGCGAAAAGATCATCACTACCCTTTATGGGCATGACTACACACAATCAGGAAATCTCGTTACGTTATTGTCGTTAGCAACCTGCTTTTCGGCAATGGGAACAGTAGCTTACCGCTACATGGTGAAGGAAGGTGGTTTTAATTACCTGCTGGTCAAGATCGTGGTGCTGGTCGTAATTAGCGTGGCAACCAACTGGTTCTTCATCCGTTTCTGGGGATTAACAGGCGCAGCCTGGAGCGTTCTGGTCACCGAACTGCTCTCCCTGACCGTAATGAATTATTTCTTTAAGAATGCCGTCATTCTTAAAATACAGCTTTCCTCACTTAACTACAAAACATACAAATGAGGTAAAAAATGTTAAAACTCAAAGCAGAATTGAGAAAAGGCGTCTTATACCTGCTCAAGAAAATGCCATGGTCTTATCAGGACCGAGTTTACTATTTTCACACTTTTAAGCGGTTACCTAACATTCGCCAGCCGAAACTGTTTAATGAGAAAATTCTGTACCGCAAATTCGTCACTGGCGACTATGTTCGTTATGGGAATCTTTCGGATAAAGTTTTAGTGCGCGATTACATAGCAAAAACAATTGGTGAAGAGTATTTAATTCCTTTGCTGCATGAAACGGCCGATCCGATTTCATTGCTGGGGCTTAAATCCTTAAAAAACACCGTTATTAAACCGAACCACGGTTCTGGTATGGTAGAAATCTTTCTTGAAGAACCAGACTGTATTCAAAAACAGTTGCTGGTGCGCCGCTGTGAAGAGTGGTTGCGCTGTGATTTCTCGCATCAGTCGCGGGAAATTCATTATCGCTACATTAAGCCGCGCATTCTGGTGGAAGAGTATGTTGGTGATGGCAAGTTTGCCGCCATCGATTACAAATTCCACATGTTCAACAAGAAAGACGGCAACTTTGAGTACGTGCTGCAGATCATCTACAACCGCTGTGGCAACTCACCGCTGTCGATGAACTTCTACGTCAACAACCTGGAGCAGTGCTTCTACAAGATCCGCGATACCGGACTGGATATCAGCGGGGATATGGAAACGTTGAAGAAGGCGCTGGAGCTGAGCAAAAAGCTGGCCAGTGACTTCGACTATGTTCGCGTTGACTGGTACATCAGCGAAGGGCAAATCTTCTTTGGTGAGCTGACCTTTACGCCGGGTGCAGGCATGGTGACCGGGCTGGATATGGGCCTGGATAAGATGATGGGTGATATGTGGTTGCAGGAACACAAAGCAGCCGTATTGCCAGCAACGTCAGGAAGCGTTACGCCGCTGCCGGTGGCCTTTAAGAAGTTTTGATTGAGCCGAATACAATAACGAGCCGCTGACTCTCTGAGTCAGCGGCTCGTTTGTTTTCAGGGCATAGGATAATCAGTTGGGGTGTGGCTCATCACGTCGATAAACACATCTTTGGTGATGTGCCAGAAGTTATGCAGGTTATCCATACTCAGAGTGATACCTAACAGCCCGGTAACGAACCAGCATGACATGCCGATACCCACGCCGGTGAAGACAAAGGCAATGCCTTTGTGGCTGGCCTGACGGCACTTCACGTTAAAGGTGCTGGCAATAAACATCATTACTGCACTAACCAGTTCCCATCTCATCAATACCAGGCTAGCGGTTAAGGTACCCATATCGTTCAAACTCCGAGATTTACTGCCCTGACAAGAGGCGGTGTCATCACCGATCCAGACGAAAAGTTGCCAGGTTGCTTTTCACTTGAACGGACATAACAGGTCACAGAAGTGTGATGACGGTCACATTATATCACTCGATTTTAAAATTTGAACAAAATTTAGACCTGGTATGGTAGTTTTTTGTCAGTGGAACATTAAGCCTTTTATTAACTGAGGTTTACCGATTTAATTCCAAAGTATGGGGAATAATCCGTATAGGGAAAGAATGAAAACCGTCTTACAGGCTATATTACTGCGCATAATTCCTTATATTTTGGAAAATAATTACTCTCCGATATCAATTTTATTTTTAATTTAAGGCAGTTAGCTTTATTTTGAGACGACAAATGACAATTAAACTCATTATAAATGATTAGCCCGATCGTCCGGTTCCACCTCTTATTTTCAACGGCACTGATGGAAACTCAGCAAAAACAGGTGCTTGATATTGCTAGCAATTAGCGGGGTTGTTCCATACTTAAACCTTACTTAGCTTTTATTTGACGTGACTTAAGTCAAATTACCTCTTTGAGATGAATCCGACCTCTTAAAAGTTGTACAACCCGCCAATGGGTTGTAGGATTTTTCATGGTAAAAATCCTTATAACTCATTCCCTTCCATTTCCACAGGGCGGGATCTCTACACCTCAAATACAGCTCCCGTCATATTCGCTAAAGCGAAATGCGGTAACGGAGCAATAAAAACAATAAAGGAGGCTTTGTGTTTTCGACTGACGCAAAACAGCGCCCGCTGACGCCTGATGACGTGGCGACCCTGAGTAGCCACTACGTGTTACGGGTCCAGCACAACCAACAGGGCCACATTACCTCTGTGGAAGCACTCCGTGCACAAGGCTAATTCAACGGCTAAAAAA carries:
- a CDS encoding SDR family NAD(P)-dependent oxidoreductase — its product is MTLSFSGKRIAISGGAIGFGREMALHFASLGAEVHVCDIRALAGLEQEGIINWQVDLCDREAAASWIAELSQNGSRPVHILVNNAGGVAGQQGKAIEEVSDADWDSVVDINLGATFALCRAAAPLMKQAGQGNIINISSGAALKASLTGVQAYCASKHAVLGLTRQLAHELGPFGIRVNAIAPGFVFTNEATKKQWDNFGEERQQQLLNSIALRRLGTARDISNAAVWLASDLSSFINGQIISVDGGS
- a CDS encoding alpha/beta fold hydrolase, which encodes MAGLVLLPGVMCDAGLWQAMTDELAAFGPLVFGDLSQDSSLEAMAARVLQQAPERFTLVGFSMGGFVAREMIRQAPERVEKLILIATSSQQDSEQAQAFKAATAKTLQSARGAFRGLGHKAIALSLSEKHAGDEGLQQQVLAMSQRMGREAYCRQLLMARNSDTALLPQITCPTLVIAAAEDRMRTLHESEVLRDNIAGATLTVIEDSGHMLPLEQPQALATVMTRWLTAHPL
- a CDS encoding IclR family transcriptional regulator, translated to MNDVVRSAARVLDLLEYFSEDEREASLAAISETFSLPKSSALGLLRTLCVRGYLVKNDRGIYRLNEMFRLHGFSWGGAKLTQVLSLAKPIMEQMASELEETVSLGVMTSEGKIRLVHQALSSQAIRYEMSPTMLLPIHCTAMGRMFLSFKNPAQRQALLARSPLSPWTKYTVTDPLELEALINQAGARNYAISADEVDVGGTGVCTAICDSNGEPIAALNVSSVSARFSDKKSAIIRTVLEQGQRLTALFQAAEKG
- a CDS encoding VirK/YbjX family protein; translated protein: MTDTTLVPHQENSLTFFLSLISGKVKPGKLWYDPEYRIKYLFRSLAWPVATHKMLTAITEEPVMREVLPIQHTLPSKIHRPYLYNGMPMAARTHAIISHYQYVKQLSSLRLRQAMLTQQGVELVNFAGKNGETFTVTLACTGRCEREGEVNLLFRRDGVQLAMLTFAVTTVDGEKVAMIGGIQGAHRDTPHELIREATKACYGLFPKRLLMETLSLICAETGVTKIEAVSDQGHIFRSLRYRLKKRSLFHASYNEFWETLNAQPSGNKLYSLPLSFPRKPLEEIASKKRSEYRKRYDLLDTLREQFSQVIA
- a CDS encoding MFS transporter, producing MSQDQFTQEMNLYPADSLTRHKRRQLFAAMIGNVLEYYDFIIFAYMATLIARNFYQGDGATGLLASFATFGVGFLARPLGGAVIGRIADKYGRRVALRITIYGMALGTVGIGLLPTYETIGMLAPILLVTIRLIQGLSAGGEWGTATAFVVESAPSDRRGFFGALGQAAIASSQLITSLVVAGITLIFSEQQMVDWAWRIPFLLGVLLLPVGVYMRRNLEETPAFIEAQGKPKAVTKTPMGPAIRMMAQTFGFAIIWTVSYYVMLSYMPTFLNKQVGFTQTQALTSNAIALAVMVLTIPFFGALSDRIGRKPLLLMCCAAFVILPYPLFSLVLAYKSFYVVLAVQIVFNLFIAAFSGAAPAALCEIFPTASRTMLLSIGYSLSTAIFGGFAPFIATGLIEFTGSPVSPTFYLMLAGLASGLVIMRLRETATEALR
- a CDS encoding DUF3828 domain-containing protein, yielding MKRWLLAPVIVLMAWQVAAAEHRSDPEAVSQSFYSWYLTALSKDESPIDEHDPLLNTYVTPELLSKINVLIKSPDGMDDDFFLQDQDYSDSWVDHVSVGRFTLNGLTATGDVTLGNDPNDQQLLVVTLQKKGAIWKIDDVEKEENKQP
- a CDS encoding ketopantoate reductase family protein, encoding MSKDILIWGAGAIGGTVGAWLLRAGYDVTFVDVDSQHVECIRDPHRGLKITGEVDSFTVQAKAFHPSELSGKWQRIFLAVKAHHTADATRQLAPFLDADGYVLSLQNGLCESTISQIVGEDRTVGAFINFYADWTAPGEINYSNRGAAVIGELDGRLTPRLATLHTDLSHFEPGIIQSEALSGWLWGKLGYASLLFAQAVGAKGIADCLAREDIRPVLLALAREIVQVADAEGIALKGFNGFDPQAFRAGASVEAINSTFHNMVEFNRPNTKTHSGIWRDLAIRKRPTEVDGQLGIVVRIAGDHGIPTPALNALIAQIHQIERGERPLAENNLNELLI
- a CDS encoding polysaccharide deacetylase family protein; protein product: MHPTESQQEPWQWPDEIWQQKVNHVRAGKTLKPTHWPNNAPFAIALSFDSDHETNELREGGKSFGRMSWGQFGTRVGIPRIEALLSKADVPASFYVPAVCALLYPEEQIRLTAQGHEIALHGWIHELNSVLSYEDERSLMLKASETLEKVTGNRPVGMRTPSWDFSPHTLRIAKEMGLLYDSSLMADENCYELLLDGEQTGVVELPVEWIRDDAVYFMMNRFQALRPYTPPEAVYDIFRRELEYAHQDGGLFQLTMHPHIISARSRVWILEEIIKLGRSHGAWFATHADIVRWVKEHAE